One window of Hoplias malabaricus isolate fHopMal1 chromosome 16, fHopMal1.hap1, whole genome shotgun sequence genomic DNA carries:
- the LOC136671261 gene encoding zinc finger BED domain-containing protein isoform X1: protein MAARKRSIVWSFFQAEDEKRVLCLLCMKTVLYFGHTTNMLRHLRAKHPSDFSALDKRKSSSGKTAANNNNNGCVEVTVMMDEQQVEVQNEVGEVEMDGAIRGILCAAAGEGTTEAEVSGCEGEVKAAQEGSPGPVTPSTRKWSAVWVHYRKVDQEKKALCLLCMEKIQHQSSTSNLIRHLQNKHPTEYAQLEEHPQKRPGKRKNDDPDYSPSSPAKSRVSSIRNVQTPINSSISEKYSGLDWSDGRKILERERELTEALRRVQQEEGRSLQQQRELMQQIRELEAERRALQNQKREQEDEHHRLRREKEEIENTKLELQKEREELHKERDELFKAKEECRREREELERQRQELAAEKEIHGDRHIQGQVSEFYSC, encoded by the exons ATGGCGGCACGAAAACGGAGTATAGTGTGGTCGTTTTTCCAAGCGGAGGACGAAAAAAGAGTACTATGTCTCCTCTGCATGAAGACGGTTCTGTATTTCGGCCACACCACCAACATGCTCCGCCATTTACGAGCGAAACACCCGAGTGACTTCTCGGCTCTGGACAAGAGAAAAAGCTCCTCCGGAAAAACCGCCgccaacaataacaacaatggCTGTGTAGAAG TTACAGTGATGATGGATGAGCAACAAGTGGAGGTACAGAATGAGGTGGGTGAGGTTGAGATGGACGGAGCCATAAGGGGAATCCTGTGTGCAGCTGCAGGAGAAGGAACAACAGAAGCAGAAGTGTCAGGATGTGAAGGAGAGGTGAAAGCAGCACAGGAAGGAAGCCCAGGTCCAGTAACTCCATCAACTCGTAAGTGGAGTGCAGTGTGGGTCCACTACCGGAAGGTGGATCAGGAGAAGAAGGCGTTGTGTTTGCTCTGCATGGAGAAGATTCAGCACCAGAGCAGCACCAGCAACCTTATCAGGCACCTGCAGAATAAACATCCCACTGAGTATGCACAGCTAGAAGAGCATCCACAAAAGCGGCCCGGCAAACGTAAAAATGATGACCCAGATTACTCTCCATCGAGTCCCGCCAAGAGCCGCGTGTCATCAATCCGTAACGTGCAGACACCAATTAACAGTAGCATCTCTGAAAAATATTCAG GTTTAGACTGGTCAGATGGCCGTAAAATCCTTGAGCGAGAACGAGAGCTGACTGAAGCATTAAGGCGGGTGCAGCAGGAGGAGGGACGTAGTTTACAGCAGCAGAGGGAACTGATGCAGCAGATACGAGAGTTGGAAGCAGAGAGACGGGCACTCCAGAATCAGAAACGTGAACAAGAGGACGAACATCACAGGCTGAGGAGGGAAAAAGAGGAGATTGAGAACACAAAGCTGGAACTTcagaaggaaagagaagagCTGCATAAGGAGAGGGATGAGCTGTTTAAGGCAAAAGAGGAGTGtaggagagaaagggaggagctggagagacagaggcaggagcTGGCCGCAGAGAAGGAAATTCACGGAGACAGACACATACAAGGCCAAGTGTCTGAGTTTTACAGCTGTTAA
- the LOC136671261 gene encoding zinc finger BED domain-containing protein isoform X2 yields MASLGRLPLSAAPNLRAVIGGVSVIHGVSPRAVTVMMDEQQVEVQNEVGEVEMDGAIRGILCAAAGEGTTEAEVSGCEGEVKAAQEGSPGPVTPSTRKWSAVWVHYRKVDQEKKALCLLCMEKIQHQSSTSNLIRHLQNKHPTEYAQLEEHPQKRPGKRKNDDPDYSPSSPAKSRVSSIRNVQTPINSSISEKYSGLDWSDGRKILERERELTEALRRVQQEEGRSLQQQRELMQQIRELEAERRALQNQKREQEDEHHRLRREKEEIENTKLELQKEREELHKERDELFKAKEECRREREELERQRQELAAEKEIHGDRHIQGQVSEFYSC; encoded by the exons ATGGCTTCTCTCGGTCGCCTCCCACTAAGCGCGGCGCCAAATCTGCGGGCTGTGATTGGCGGAGTTAGTGTCATTCACGGCGTCTCTCCGCGAGCAG TTACAGTGATGATGGATGAGCAACAAGTGGAGGTACAGAATGAGGTGGGTGAGGTTGAGATGGACGGAGCCATAAGGGGAATCCTGTGTGCAGCTGCAGGAGAAGGAACAACAGAAGCAGAAGTGTCAGGATGTGAAGGAGAGGTGAAAGCAGCACAGGAAGGAAGCCCAGGTCCAGTAACTCCATCAACTCGTAAGTGGAGTGCAGTGTGGGTCCACTACCGGAAGGTGGATCAGGAGAAGAAGGCGTTGTGTTTGCTCTGCATGGAGAAGATTCAGCACCAGAGCAGCACCAGCAACCTTATCAGGCACCTGCAGAATAAACATCCCACTGAGTATGCACAGCTAGAAGAGCATCCACAAAAGCGGCCCGGCAAACGTAAAAATGATGACCCAGATTACTCTCCATCGAGTCCCGCCAAGAGCCGCGTGTCATCAATCCGTAACGTGCAGACACCAATTAACAGTAGCATCTCTGAAAAATATTCAG GTTTAGACTGGTCAGATGGCCGTAAAATCCTTGAGCGAGAACGAGAGCTGACTGAAGCATTAAGGCGGGTGCAGCAGGAGGAGGGACGTAGTTTACAGCAGCAGAGGGAACTGATGCAGCAGATACGAGAGTTGGAAGCAGAGAGACGGGCACTCCAGAATCAGAAACGTGAACAAGAGGACGAACATCACAGGCTGAGGAGGGAAAAAGAGGAGATTGAGAACACAAAGCTGGAACTTcagaaggaaagagaagagCTGCATAAGGAGAGGGATGAGCTGTTTAAGGCAAAAGAGGAGTGtaggagagaaagggaggagctggagagacagaggcaggagcTGGCCGCAGAGAAGGAAATTCACGGAGACAGACACATACAAGGCCAAGTGTCTGAGTTTTACAGCTGTTAA
- the LOC136671261 gene encoding zinc finger BED domain-containing protein isoform X3, which produces MMYIVTVMMDEQQVEVQNEVGEVEMDGAIRGILCAAAGEGTTEAEVSGCEGEVKAAQEGSPGPVTPSTRKWSAVWVHYRKVDQEKKALCLLCMEKIQHQSSTSNLIRHLQNKHPTEYAQLEEHPQKRPGKRKNDDPDYSPSSPAKSRVSSIRNVQTPINSSISEKYSGLDWSDGRKILERERELTEALRRVQQEEGRSLQQQRELMQQIRELEAERRALQNQKREQEDEHHRLRREKEEIENTKLELQKEREELHKERDELFKAKEECRREREELERQRQELAAEKEIHGDRHIQGQVSEFYSC; this is translated from the exons ATGATGTACATAG TTACAGTGATGATGGATGAGCAACAAGTGGAGGTACAGAATGAGGTGGGTGAGGTTGAGATGGACGGAGCCATAAGGGGAATCCTGTGTGCAGCTGCAGGAGAAGGAACAACAGAAGCAGAAGTGTCAGGATGTGAAGGAGAGGTGAAAGCAGCACAGGAAGGAAGCCCAGGTCCAGTAACTCCATCAACTCGTAAGTGGAGTGCAGTGTGGGTCCACTACCGGAAGGTGGATCAGGAGAAGAAGGCGTTGTGTTTGCTCTGCATGGAGAAGATTCAGCACCAGAGCAGCACCAGCAACCTTATCAGGCACCTGCAGAATAAACATCCCACTGAGTATGCACAGCTAGAAGAGCATCCACAAAAGCGGCCCGGCAAACGTAAAAATGATGACCCAGATTACTCTCCATCGAGTCCCGCCAAGAGCCGCGTGTCATCAATCCGTAACGTGCAGACACCAATTAACAGTAGCATCTCTGAAAAATATTCAG GTTTAGACTGGTCAGATGGCCGTAAAATCCTTGAGCGAGAACGAGAGCTGACTGAAGCATTAAGGCGGGTGCAGCAGGAGGAGGGACGTAGTTTACAGCAGCAGAGGGAACTGATGCAGCAGATACGAGAGTTGGAAGCAGAGAGACGGGCACTCCAGAATCAGAAACGTGAACAAGAGGACGAACATCACAGGCTGAGGAGGGAAAAAGAGGAGATTGAGAACACAAAGCTGGAACTTcagaaggaaagagaagagCTGCATAAGGAGAGGGATGAGCTGTTTAAGGCAAAAGAGGAGTGtaggagagaaagggaggagctggagagacagaggcaggagcTGGCCGCAGAGAAGGAAATTCACGGAGACAGACACATACAAGGCCAAGTGTCTGAGTTTTACAGCTGTTAA
- the gfod2 gene encoding glucose-fructose oxidoreductase domain-containing protein 2: MLPGVGVFGTGRKVRALVPLLQKEGFPVQAVWGRTQEEAEGLAKELDIPFSTSQSDDVLLHPEVHLLCILTPPPHTRQIAVKALGIGKNVISGQAATLTDACKMVTAARYYPQLMSIMSNSLRFLPAFVLMKRLLGEGYCGTLQVCEARVYGGSLLSQSYGWAWEELMGGGGLHTVGSCIIDLLSHLTGVRPLRVHGMLRTFARQGGTGSGIRSVTADDYACFQLLMGGGVVCSVTLNFNLPGADLHEVMLVGSAGRLVSRGTELYGQRNGTHGEEILLSDGESASEPSVTGLSAMVTQLRLSFQAQEDRRSWARHPLSMAATFEDGLYVQTVVDAIKRSNRTGDWEAVEVRTQDIDRNHNHRTPPN, translated from the exons ATGTTGCCAGGTGTGGGCGTGTTTGGGACAGGCCGGAAAGTGCGTGCTCTAGTGCCATTGCTCCAGAAGGAAGGCTTTCCTGTACAAGCTGTTTGGGGCCGGACTCAGGAAGAAGCAGAGGGCTTGGCTAAAGAGCTAGACATCCCTTTCTCTACCAGCCAGTCGGACGATGTTCTGCTGCATCCAGAGGTCCATCTCCTGTGCATACTTACACCGCCACCACACACTCGTCAAATTGCGGTGAAAGCTTTAG GCATAGGAAAAAATGTGATCAGTGGACAGGCTGCCACATTAACAGATGCATGTAAAATGGTGACAGCTGCACGGTATTATCCGCAATTGATGAGCATTATGAGCAATTCACTGCGCTTCCTTCCTGCCTTTGTCCTGATGAAACGTCTTCTTGGGGAGGGTTACTGTGGAACATTGCAG gTGTGCGAAGCTCGGGTATATGGAGGCTCTCTCCTTAGTCAGTCATACGGCTGGGCATGGGAGGAGCTAATGGGGGGTGGTGGCCTACACACGGTTGGTTCCTGCATCATTGACCTCCTGAGCCACTTAACAGGGGTACGGCCACTTCGTGTTCATGGAATGCTGCGGACCTTTGCGCGTCAGGGTGGCACAGGAAGTGGGATACGTTCAGTGACAGCAGACGATTATGCTTGTTTCCAGTTACTGATGGGTGGGGGTGTGGTCTGCAGTGTAACACTGAACTTTAACCTCCCAGGTGCCGACCTACATGAGGTTATGCTAGTGGGCTCGGCTGGGAGGTTAGTCTCCAGGGGCACTGAGCTGTATGGCCAGAGAAATGGTACACATGGAGAGGAAATTCTTTTGAGTGATGGCGAGTCAGCGTCTGAACCTTCTGTCACAGGGCTCAGTGCAATGGTGACTCAACTCCGCCTATCTTTCCAGGCGCAGGAAGACAGGCGCTCATGGGCAAGGCATCCTCTTTCCATGGCAGCTACTTTTGAGGATGGGCTGTATGTCCAGACTGTTGTTGATGCTATCAAACGGTCAAATCGCACTGGAGATTGGGAAGCTGTGGAAGTCAGGACCCAGGATATAGATCGGAATCACAACCATAGAACACCTCCAAACTAA